One genomic region from Cucumis melo cultivar AY chromosome 9, USDA_Cmelo_AY_1.0, whole genome shotgun sequence encodes:
- the LOC103482964 gene encoding probable pectinesterase/pectinesterase inhibitor 61, whose protein sequence is MNNNNNYKQLHTSHSANTTPATSFRLSGNDPPPPSSSLRRRSRILIISFMSVLLIAASVVSAAILVRSRIASSQPHFPHNKPSQAISRACSHTLYPSLCLSSLLSFPGAQSADVHDLVHISLNLTLQHLTKALYSTSQIPILQISKDPLAHSAYEDCMELLNDAIDAFSLSLFSTGASNHDIMTWLSAALTYHDTCTDGFQDVTDLGVKNEVEAKLSDLSEMISNSLAIFSGFGGGDLPVENRKRRRLMESGTPSSWAAENGGDHEGFPEWLSGKDRRLLAAPISAIQADIVVAKDGSGKFKTVAEAIEAAPSSSGRRIIIYIKAGKYEEEILKVGRKKTNLMFVGDGKGITVISGGKSVYDKVTTFRTATFAGSGTGIILRDMSFENTAGPSKHQAVALRLSADHAVVYRCNIIGYQDTLYVHSNRQFFRECDIYGTIDFIFGNAVVVFQSCNIYARKPMAGQKNTITAQDRKDPNQNTGISIHACKIVATGDLEASKGSFPTFLGRPWKLYSRVVYMVSSMGDHIHPRGWLEWQGSFALDTLYYGEYMNSGPGAAVGQRVKWPGYRVITSTVEASKFTVGQFIYGSSWLPSTGVSFSAGLSTN, encoded by the exons ATGAATAACAATAACAACTACAAGCAGCTCCACACCTCCCACTCTGCCAACACCACTCCGGCCACCTCCTTCCGCCTCTCCGGCAATGATCCCCCTCCGCCCTCCTCCTCCCTCCGTCGTCGCTCTCGTATCCTAATCATCTCTTTCATGTCCGTCCTCCTCATCGCTGCTTCAGTCGTTTCCGCAGCTATCCTTGTTCGATCACGTATCGCGTCGAGCCAACCCCATTTCCCTCACAACAAGCCCTCCCAAGCCATCTCCCGCGCGTGTAGCCACACGCTCTACCCATCTCTTTGCCTCTCCTCTCTTCTATCCTTCCCCGGCGCACAATCGGCCGATGTTCATGACCTTGTTCATATCTCTCTCAACTTAACTCTTCAGCATCTCACCAAAGCTCTTTATTCCACTTCTCAAATCCCTATCTTACAAATCTCCAAGGACCCTTTGGCCCATTCCGCTTATGAAGATTGTATGGAGCTTTTAAACGACGCCATTGAtgctttttctctctctcttttctctaCGGGAGCTTCCAATCATGACATCATGACGTGGCTTAGTGCTGCATTGACTTACCATGACACGTGTACGGATGGATTTCAGGATGTGACTGACTTGGGTGTTAAGAATGAGGTGGAGGCCAAGTTGAGTGATTTGTCGGAGATGATTAGTAATTCTTTGGCTATATTTTCTGGGTTTGGAGGTGGGGATTTGCCGGTGGAGAATAGAAAGCGGCGGCGGTTGATGGAGAGTGGTACGCCGTCGTCGTGGGCGGCGGAGAATGGTGGTGATCATGAAGGGTTTCCTGAGTGGTTGAGTGGGAAGGATCGGCGGCTTTTGGCTGCTCCTATATCGGCGATTCAGGCGGATATTGTGGTAGCTAAGGATGGTTCTGGGAAATTCAAGACGGTGGCAGAGGCCATTGAGGCCGCTCCGTCGTCGAGTGGCCGCCGGATCATCATCTACATTAAGGCTGGAAA GTACGAAGAGGAGATTTTGAAGGTGGGAAGGAAGAAAACAAACTTGATGTTCGTGGGAGATGGGAAGGGCATAACCGTCATTTCAGGTGGAAAAAGTGTTTATGACAAAGTTACCACTTTTCGCACCGCCACCTTTG CTGGTTCAGGGACAGGAATAATTCTACGAGACATGTCGTTCGAGAACACGGCAGGACCAAGCAAGCATCAAGCAGTAGCATTACGTCTGAGCGCGGACCACGCGGTGGTATACCGTTGCAACATCATTGGTTATCAAGACACTCTCTACGTGCACTCCAATCGTCAATTCTTTCGGGAGTGCGACATCTACGGAACAATCGACTTCATCTTCGGCAACGCTGTGGTGGTTTTCCAAAGCTGCAACATCTACGCCCGAAAGCCAATGGCAGGACAAAAAAACACGATAACAGCTCAAGACCGAAAGGACCCGAACCAAAACACAGGAATCTCAATCCACGCTTGCAAGATCGTAGCCACCGGCGACCTCGAAGCGTCCAAGGGCTCTTTCCCCACATTTCTGGGTCGACCTTGGAAGTTATACTCGAGAGTGGTGTACATGGTGTCTTCCATGGGGGACCATATTCATCCACGAGGGTGGCTCGAGTGGCAAGGCTCTTTTGCCCTTGACACTCTTTATTACGGCGAGTATATGAATTCTGGGCCGGGGGCCGCCGTGGGGCAGCGGGTCAAGTGGCCGGGTTACCGGGTCATAACTTCGACGGTGGAAGCCTCCAAGTTTACCGTCGGGCAATTTATTTACGGTTCTTCTTGGTTGCCTTCTACCGGAGTCTCCTTTTCTGCTGGATTATCTACTAACTAA
- the LOC103482965 gene encoding uncharacterized protein LOC103482965 isoform X2: MTVTNSSVAQSLDDSFLFPVEEIVQYPLPGYVAPTSITFSPDDSFVTYLFSPDCSLNKKVFAFDIKTRKQELIFSPPDGGLDECNISPEEKLRRERLRERGLGVTRYEWVKTSTKRKAIMVPLPAGIYIQDFFGSTSELKLSSKPTSPIMDAHLSPDGSMLAFVKDGELHVMNLSYNEVRQLTVGANTKISHGLAEYIAEEEMDRKNGYWWSLDSKYIAFTQVDTSKIPPFRIMHQGKSSVGSDAQEDHAYSFAGTSNAVVRLGVVSVSGGPITWMDLLCGETDEEEYLARVCWMHENILIAQILNRLHTKLKILRFDIKTGERKVLLVEEEDSWINLHDCFTPLDKSISKYSGGFIWASEKTGFRHLYLHDGHGTCLGAITEGDWMVEQIAGVNEATGLVYFTGTLDGPLESHLYCAKLTTAGNTPLDPPIRLTNGKGKHVVVLDHRMGSFVDIHDSLDSPPRVLLCSLKDGSVILPIYEQTLAIPRIERLHLEPPEMVEVQACDGTLLYGALYKPSETIFGPPPYKTMIIVYGGPSVQLVSDSWINTVDMRAQYLRSRGILVWKLDNRGTARRGLKFEAALKYNIGYIDADDQLVGAKWLIRQGLARAGEIGLYGWSYGGFLSAMSLARYPDIFRCAVSGAPVTSWDGYDTFYTEKYMGLPTRDPEVYERSSVIYHIEKMTGSLLIVHGMIDENVHFRHTARLVNALISAGKKYELLIFPDERHMPRQHRDRIYMEERIWEFIQRNL, translated from the exons ATGACCGTCACAAACTCTAGTGTTGCTCAGAGTTTGGATGACTCTTTCCTTTTCCCAGTTGAAGAGATTGTACAATATCCATTGCCAGGATATGTTGCGCCCACTTCAATAACTTTCAGTCCGGATGATAGTTTTGTCACTTACTTATTTAGTCCTGATTGTTCTTTGAATAAGAAGGTTTTTGCTTTCGATATCAAaactcgcaaacaggagttgaTTTTTAGTCCCCCTGATGGTGGGCTGGATGAGTGTAATATTTCTCCAGAAGAAAAATTGAGGAGAGAAAGATTGAGGGAACGCGGTTTAGGAGTAACTCGGTATGAATGGGTGAAAACAAGCACCAAAAGGAAAGCAATTATGGTGCCTCTGCCTGCTGGG ATTTATATTCAGGACTTTTTTGGCTCAACCTCAGAGCTTAAGCTTTCCAGTAAACCCACTTCACCAATCATGGATGCACATCTCTCACCAGATGGTTCCATGCTTGCATTTGTTAAAGATGGGGAGTTACATGTAATGAATCTATCATATAATGAAGTGCGACAGTTGACTGTTGGTGCTAACACGAAGATTTCG CATGGACTTGCAGAATATATAGCTGAG GAGGAAATGGATCGGAAAAATGGGTACTGGTGGTCGCTAGACAGCAAGTATATTGCATTTACACAAGTTGATACTTCAAAGATCCCTCCATTTAGAATCATGCATCAAGGTAAAAGCTCGGTTGGTTCCGATGCACAGGAAGACCATGCTTATTCATTTGCAGGAACTTCCAATGCTGTAGTTCGTCTCGGTGTTGTCTCTGTTTCTGGAGGCCCGATTACTTGGATGGATCTTCTCTGTGGAGAAACAGATGAAGAGGAATATCTGGCCCGAGTCTGTTGGATGCACGAAAATATTCTCATTGCTCAGATTCTGAATAGGTTACATACCAAGCTGAAAATACTCAGGTTTGATATTAAGACGGGGGAGAGAAAAGTTTTGCTGGTAGAAGAAGAAGACTCATGGATTAACTTACATGATTGTTTCACACCACTTGACAAAAGTATCAGCAAATATTCTGGGGGATTTATATGGGCAAGTGAAAAAACTGGATTTAGACATCTTTATCTGCATGATGGCCATGGGACGTGCTTGGGGGCAATCACTGAAGGCGACTGGATGGTCGAACAAATTGCTGGTGTAAACGAGGCAACTGGGCTAGTTTATTTTACTGGAACTCTTGATGGGCCTCTTGAATCTCATCTTTACTGTGCCAAACTAACTACTGCCGGGAACACACCCTTGGATCCACCAATTAGACTGACTAATGGCAAGGGAAAACATGTCGTTGTACTCGATCATCGCATGGGAAGTTTTGTCGACATTCATGATTCACTTGATTCGCCCCCGAGGGTGTTGCTCTGTTCCTTGAAAGATGGAAGTGTCATTTTGCCCATTTATGAGCAAACACTTGCGATTCCAAGGATTGAAAGGCTTCATCTTGAGCCTCCAGAGATGGTTGAGGTACAGGCCTGTGATGGGACATTGCTTTATGGAGCTTTATACAAGCCTAGTGAGACGATATTTGGACCCCCGCCATACAAAACTATGATCATTGTGTATGGTGGTCCAAGTGTACAACTAGTCTCTGATTCATGGATCAATACGGTCGACATGAGAGCTCAGTATCTGCGTAGCAGAGGAATCTTAGTGTGGAAG TTAGACAACCGAGGAACCGCTCGACGCGGACTGAAGTTTGAAGCTGCTCTGAAATACAATATCGGCTATATTGATGCAGACGATCAATTGGTTGGAGCAAAATGGCTGATCAGACAGGGTCTAGCAAGAGCTGGAGAGATTGGTTTATATGGATGGAGCTATGGTGGCTTTCTGTCAGCAATGAGCTTAGCCCGGTATCCAGATATCTTCCGATGTGCAGTATCAGGTGCCCCCGTCACTTCTTGGGATGGCTACGACACTTTCTATACAGAAAAGTACATGGGATTACCAACACGGGATCCAGAAGTTTATGAGCGAAGCTCAGTGATTTATCATATAGAGAAGATGACTGGGAGTCTGCTGATTGTTCATGGGATGATTGATGAGAACGTACACTTCAGGCATACAGCAAGGCTTGTGAATGCACTCATATCGGCTGGAAAGAAGTATGAGCTACTGATATTCCCGGACGAACGACACATGCCTCGACAGCATCGAGATCGGATCTACATGGAAGAGAGAATCTGGGAATTCATTCAGAGGAACTTGTGA
- the LOC103482965 gene encoding uncharacterized protein LOC103482965 isoform X1 produces the protein MFGVMQSVDEDSRQKNLKRSRPLSNNMTVTNSSVAQSLDDSFLFPVEEIVQYPLPGYVAPTSITFSPDDSFVTYLFSPDCSLNKKVFAFDIKTRKQELIFSPPDGGLDECNISPEEKLRRERLRERGLGVTRYEWVKTSTKRKAIMVPLPAGIYIQDFFGSTSELKLSSKPTSPIMDAHLSPDGSMLAFVKDGELHVMNLSYNEVRQLTVGANTKISHGLAEYIAEEEMDRKNGYWWSLDSKYIAFTQVDTSKIPPFRIMHQGKSSVGSDAQEDHAYSFAGTSNAVVRLGVVSVSGGPITWMDLLCGETDEEEYLARVCWMHENILIAQILNRLHTKLKILRFDIKTGERKVLLVEEEDSWINLHDCFTPLDKSISKYSGGFIWASEKTGFRHLYLHDGHGTCLGAITEGDWMVEQIAGVNEATGLVYFTGTLDGPLESHLYCAKLTTAGNTPLDPPIRLTNGKGKHVVVLDHRMGSFVDIHDSLDSPPRVLLCSLKDGSVILPIYEQTLAIPRIERLHLEPPEMVEVQACDGTLLYGALYKPSETIFGPPPYKTMIIVYGGPSVQLVSDSWINTVDMRAQYLRSRGILVWKLDNRGTARRGLKFEAALKYNIGYIDADDQLVGAKWLIRQGLARAGEIGLYGWSYGGFLSAMSLARYPDIFRCAVSGAPVTSWDGYDTFYTEKYMGLPTRDPEVYERSSVIYHIEKMTGSLLIVHGMIDENVHFRHTARLVNALISAGKKYELLIFPDERHMPRQHRDRIYMEERIWEFIQRNL, from the exons ATGTTCGGTGTAATGCAATCAGTTGACGAGGACAGTAGGCAAAAAAATTTGAAGCGTTCAAGGCCACTTTCAAACAACATGACCGTCACAAACTCTAGTGTTGCTCAGAGTTTGGATGACTCTTTCCTTTTCCCAGTTGAAGAGATTGTACAATATCCATTGCCAGGATATGTTGCGCCCACTTCAATAACTTTCAGTCCGGATGATAGTTTTGTCACTTACTTATTTAGTCCTGATTGTTCTTTGAATAAGAAGGTTTTTGCTTTCGATATCAAaactcgcaaacaggagttgaTTTTTAGTCCCCCTGATGGTGGGCTGGATGAGTGTAATATTTCTCCAGAAGAAAAATTGAGGAGAGAAAGATTGAGGGAACGCGGTTTAGGAGTAACTCGGTATGAATGGGTGAAAACAAGCACCAAAAGGAAAGCAATTATGGTGCCTCTGCCTGCTGGG ATTTATATTCAGGACTTTTTTGGCTCAACCTCAGAGCTTAAGCTTTCCAGTAAACCCACTTCACCAATCATGGATGCACATCTCTCACCAGATGGTTCCATGCTTGCATTTGTTAAAGATGGGGAGTTACATGTAATGAATCTATCATATAATGAAGTGCGACAGTTGACTGTTGGTGCTAACACGAAGATTTCG CATGGACTTGCAGAATATATAGCTGAG GAGGAAATGGATCGGAAAAATGGGTACTGGTGGTCGCTAGACAGCAAGTATATTGCATTTACACAAGTTGATACTTCAAAGATCCCTCCATTTAGAATCATGCATCAAGGTAAAAGCTCGGTTGGTTCCGATGCACAGGAAGACCATGCTTATTCATTTGCAGGAACTTCCAATGCTGTAGTTCGTCTCGGTGTTGTCTCTGTTTCTGGAGGCCCGATTACTTGGATGGATCTTCTCTGTGGAGAAACAGATGAAGAGGAATATCTGGCCCGAGTCTGTTGGATGCACGAAAATATTCTCATTGCTCAGATTCTGAATAGGTTACATACCAAGCTGAAAATACTCAGGTTTGATATTAAGACGGGGGAGAGAAAAGTTTTGCTGGTAGAAGAAGAAGACTCATGGATTAACTTACATGATTGTTTCACACCACTTGACAAAAGTATCAGCAAATATTCTGGGGGATTTATATGGGCAAGTGAAAAAACTGGATTTAGACATCTTTATCTGCATGATGGCCATGGGACGTGCTTGGGGGCAATCACTGAAGGCGACTGGATGGTCGAACAAATTGCTGGTGTAAACGAGGCAACTGGGCTAGTTTATTTTACTGGAACTCTTGATGGGCCTCTTGAATCTCATCTTTACTGTGCCAAACTAACTACTGCCGGGAACACACCCTTGGATCCACCAATTAGACTGACTAATGGCAAGGGAAAACATGTCGTTGTACTCGATCATCGCATGGGAAGTTTTGTCGACATTCATGATTCACTTGATTCGCCCCCGAGGGTGTTGCTCTGTTCCTTGAAAGATGGAAGTGTCATTTTGCCCATTTATGAGCAAACACTTGCGATTCCAAGGATTGAAAGGCTTCATCTTGAGCCTCCAGAGATGGTTGAGGTACAGGCCTGTGATGGGACATTGCTTTATGGAGCTTTATACAAGCCTAGTGAGACGATATTTGGACCCCCGCCATACAAAACTATGATCATTGTGTATGGTGGTCCAAGTGTACAACTAGTCTCTGATTCATGGATCAATACGGTCGACATGAGAGCTCAGTATCTGCGTAGCAGAGGAATCTTAGTGTGGAAG TTAGACAACCGAGGAACCGCTCGACGCGGACTGAAGTTTGAAGCTGCTCTGAAATACAATATCGGCTATATTGATGCAGACGATCAATTGGTTGGAGCAAAATGGCTGATCAGACAGGGTCTAGCAAGAGCTGGAGAGATTGGTTTATATGGATGGAGCTATGGTGGCTTTCTGTCAGCAATGAGCTTAGCCCGGTATCCAGATATCTTCCGATGTGCAGTATCAGGTGCCCCCGTCACTTCTTGGGATGGCTACGACACTTTCTATACAGAAAAGTACATGGGATTACCAACACGGGATCCAGAAGTTTATGAGCGAAGCTCAGTGATTTATCATATAGAGAAGATGACTGGGAGTCTGCTGATTGTTCATGGGATGATTGATGAGAACGTACACTTCAGGCATACAGCAAGGCTTGTGAATGCACTCATATCGGCTGGAAAGAAGTATGAGCTACTGATATTCCCGGACGAACGACACATGCCTCGACAGCATCGAGATCGGATCTACATGGAAGAGAGAATCTGGGAATTCATTCAGAGGAACTTGTGA
- the LOC103482965 gene encoding uncharacterized protein LOC103482965 isoform X3 encodes MFGVMQSVDEDSRQKNLKRSRPLSNNMTVTNSSVAQSLDDSFLFPVEEIVQYPLPGYVAPTSITFSPDDSFVTYLFSPDCSLNKKVFAFDIKTRKQELIFSPPDGGLDECNISPEEKLRRERLRERGLGVTRYEWVKTSTKRKAIMVPLPAGIYIQDFFGSTSELKLSSKPTSPIMDAHLSPDGSMLAFVKDGELHVMNLSYNEVRQLTVGANTKISHGLAEYIAEEEMDRKNGYWWSLDSKYIAFTQVDTSKIPPFRIMHQGKSSVGSDAQEDHAYSFAGTSNAVVRLGVVSVSGGPITWMDLLCGETDEEEYLARVCWMHENILIAQILNRLHTKLKILRFDIKTGERKVLLVEEEDSWINLHDCFTPLDKSISKYSGGFIWASEKTGFRHLYLHDGHGTCLGAITEGDWMVEQIAGVNEATGLVYFTGTLDGPLESHLYCAKLTTAGNTPLDPPIRLTNGKGKHVVVLDHRMGSFVDIHDSLDSPPRVLLCSLKDGSVILPIYEQTLAIPRIERLHLEPPEMVEVQACDGTLLYGALYKPSETIFGPPPYKTMIIVYGGPSVQLVSDSWINTVDMRAQYLRSRGILVWKTTEEPLDAD; translated from the exons ATGTTCGGTGTAATGCAATCAGTTGACGAGGACAGTAGGCAAAAAAATTTGAAGCGTTCAAGGCCACTTTCAAACAACATGACCGTCACAAACTCTAGTGTTGCTCAGAGTTTGGATGACTCTTTCCTTTTCCCAGTTGAAGAGATTGTACAATATCCATTGCCAGGATATGTTGCGCCCACTTCAATAACTTTCAGTCCGGATGATAGTTTTGTCACTTACTTATTTAGTCCTGATTGTTCTTTGAATAAGAAGGTTTTTGCTTTCGATATCAAaactcgcaaacaggagttgaTTTTTAGTCCCCCTGATGGTGGGCTGGATGAGTGTAATATTTCTCCAGAAGAAAAATTGAGGAGAGAAAGATTGAGGGAACGCGGTTTAGGAGTAACTCGGTATGAATGGGTGAAAACAAGCACCAAAAGGAAAGCAATTATGGTGCCTCTGCCTGCTGGG ATTTATATTCAGGACTTTTTTGGCTCAACCTCAGAGCTTAAGCTTTCCAGTAAACCCACTTCACCAATCATGGATGCACATCTCTCACCAGATGGTTCCATGCTTGCATTTGTTAAAGATGGGGAGTTACATGTAATGAATCTATCATATAATGAAGTGCGACAGTTGACTGTTGGTGCTAACACGAAGATTTCG CATGGACTTGCAGAATATATAGCTGAG GAGGAAATGGATCGGAAAAATGGGTACTGGTGGTCGCTAGACAGCAAGTATATTGCATTTACACAAGTTGATACTTCAAAGATCCCTCCATTTAGAATCATGCATCAAGGTAAAAGCTCGGTTGGTTCCGATGCACAGGAAGACCATGCTTATTCATTTGCAGGAACTTCCAATGCTGTAGTTCGTCTCGGTGTTGTCTCTGTTTCTGGAGGCCCGATTACTTGGATGGATCTTCTCTGTGGAGAAACAGATGAAGAGGAATATCTGGCCCGAGTCTGTTGGATGCACGAAAATATTCTCATTGCTCAGATTCTGAATAGGTTACATACCAAGCTGAAAATACTCAGGTTTGATATTAAGACGGGGGAGAGAAAAGTTTTGCTGGTAGAAGAAGAAGACTCATGGATTAACTTACATGATTGTTTCACACCACTTGACAAAAGTATCAGCAAATATTCTGGGGGATTTATATGGGCAAGTGAAAAAACTGGATTTAGACATCTTTATCTGCATGATGGCCATGGGACGTGCTTGGGGGCAATCACTGAAGGCGACTGGATGGTCGAACAAATTGCTGGTGTAAACGAGGCAACTGGGCTAGTTTATTTTACTGGAACTCTTGATGGGCCTCTTGAATCTCATCTTTACTGTGCCAAACTAACTACTGCCGGGAACACACCCTTGGATCCACCAATTAGACTGACTAATGGCAAGGGAAAACATGTCGTTGTACTCGATCATCGCATGGGAAGTTTTGTCGACATTCATGATTCACTTGATTCGCCCCCGAGGGTGTTGCTCTGTTCCTTGAAAGATGGAAGTGTCATTTTGCCCATTTATGAGCAAACACTTGCGATTCCAAGGATTGAAAGGCTTCATCTTGAGCCTCCAGAGATGGTTGAGGTACAGGCCTGTGATGGGACATTGCTTTATGGAGCTTTATACAAGCCTAGTGAGACGATATTTGGACCCCCGCCATACAAAACTATGATCATTGTGTATGGTGGTCCAAGTGTACAACTAGTCTCTGATTCATGGATCAATACGGTCGACATGAGAGCTCAGTATCTGCGTAGCAGAGGAATCTTAGTGTGGAAG ACAACCGAGGAACCGCTCGACGCGGACTGA
- the LOC103482966 gene encoding protein DEFECTIVE IN MERISTEM SILENCING 3, with protein sequence MFHQNNMQLAIRIPSSPAQDSPQNIQVDQSDKNGSYPHAEYIFNYSKKLEEDLHMFGMKIKQHEDNIKFLKTQKNKLDESILDLQVILGKYHSSGTPVGENEVHSHSQNDEETMEQIMRQEKSAASIICKLSTHHGLQAYNLMLTKDVLGIVARLGKVDDDNLSRLLSEYLGMETMLAIVCRTYEGVKVLETYDKEGCINKSLGLHGLGASIGRNLDGRFLVICLEHLRPYAGDFIANDPQRRLDLLKPRLPNGECPPGFLGFAVNMINIDSTHLFCLAANGYGLRETLFYSLFSRLQVYKTRADMLQALPCISDGAVSLDGGMIKATGVFCLGNQEDVQLRFPKASMKSSLPENYIESERQIKELKWKKEKMIEDIRREQALLDNTKVNFDRKKAEFLKFLTESSSYAAQQQLSAKPERLTPR encoded by the exons ATGTTTCACCAAAACAATATGCAG CTGGCTATTCGGATACCGTCATCGCCTGCCCAAGATTCTCCACAGAATATTCAAGTCGATCAAAGTGACAAAAATGGGAGCTACCCACATGCCGAATACATCTTCAACTATTCCAAG AAACTTGAAGAGGATCTACACATGTTTGGAATGAAAATAAAGCAGCACGAAGACAACATTAAATTTCTTAAGACTCAGAAAAACAAATTAGATGAATCAATTCTCGACTTGCAAG TTATTCTAGGCAAGTATCATTCTTCTGGCACACCTGTGGGGGAAAACGAGGTTCATTCCCATTCTCAAAATGATGAGGAAACAATGGAACAGATTATGCGGCAGGAGAAATCTGCTGCTAGCATTATATGTAAATTGAGCACACATCATGGTCTTCAGGCTTACAACCTCATGTTGACAAAGGACGTATTGGGTATTGTTGCTCGGCTTGGAAAAGTTGACGATGATAATCTTAGCAG attgCTCTCTGAGTACTTGGGAATGGAAACTATGCTGGCAATTGTTTGTAGAACATATGAGGGAGTGAAGGTGCTAGAAACATATGACAAGGAAGGTTGCATAAACAAAAGTCTTGGCCTTCATGGTCTTGGTGCTTCAATTGGAAGGAACTTGGATGGCCGGTTTCTCGTAATTTGTCTTGAACACTTGAG ACCATATGCTGGCGACTTTATTGCCAATGATCCACAAAGGAGGCTTGACCTTCTAAAGCCAAGATTACCTAATGGGGAGTGTCCACCTGGCTTTCTAGGCTTTGCTGTTAACATGATCAATATTGATAGCACACACTTGTTTTGCCTCGCAGCCAATGGATATGGTCTCAGGGAAACCCTGTTCTATTCTCTATTTTCTCGTCTTCAAGTATATAAAACCAGAGCAGACATGCTGCAAGCTCTCCCTTGCATTAGCGATGGTGCAGTATCTTTAGATGGAGGAATGATCAAGGCTACTGGTGTTTTTTGCTTGGGCAATCA GGAAGATGTTCAGTTGAGATTCCCAAAGGCCTCAATGAAATCAAGCCTGCCTGAAAATTACATTGAATCTGAGAGGCAGATTAAAGAACTCAAgtggaaaaaggaaaagatgattgaagatATAAGGAGAGAACAAGCGTTACTGGACAATACGAAGGTCAATTTTGACAGGAAAAAGGCGGAGTTTCTAAAGTTTCTGACTGAGAGCTCATCATATGCAGCTCAG CAACAACTCTCAGCCAAGCCAGAGAGGTTGACACCACGATGA